The following coding sequences are from one Pocillopora verrucosa isolate sample1 chromosome 5, ASM3666991v2, whole genome shotgun sequence window:
- the LOC131776735 gene encoding cyclic GMP-AMP synthase-like receptor 3 yields the protein MWIWDWLVQDDTLTRKLRAFSVRHVKISEEDMTRTRKLVKDYIKDRIMEYCRQNSELPILNLQYTGSVYERLKTEAADEVDVMVVLKTSKPWFWGDPEVMKEETSFPGYVRLKATVDSKLRRYVSSEGYIIPGRLRERWFFSLVSRAVTDLRENSPGSNLDFVVRQHGPSVQLDIFSEGTGWKLLSADLVPCFQIGTDEYFVAKRHTRDERLWRRSFSLEEKKLLKRMDKDDRGCRHELLRIVKTIVNRERTSLGQLRSYYLKTAFMHYIEEKPSNWNGRNSLGEHFVGFLAALQAFLEKGNLPNYWLPEVNLLDEIPNPVVVGNMAYRLKRILNSEVERNKILE from the coding sequence ATGTGGATTTGGGATTGGTTGGTACAAGACGACACCTTAACGAGAAAACTCAGAGCTTTCTCGGTGAGGCATGTGAAGATTTCTGAGGAAGACATGACTCGCACCAGAAAGTTAGTGAAAGACTATATTAAGGACCGGATCATGGAGTACTGTCGACAGAATTCCGAGCTTCCGATACTGAATTTGCAGTATACCGGCAGCGTGTACGAGAGACTGAAAACTGAAGCTGCCGATGAAGTAGATGTCATGGTAGTACTGAAGACGTCGAAGCCTTGGTTTTGGGGCGATCCTGAGGTAATGAAGGAAGAAACAAGCTTCCCAGGCTACGTGCGACTCAAAGCAACCGTGGACTCGAAACTTCGCAGGTATGTTAGTTCAGAGGGGTACATAATTCCCGGACGACTCCGCGAGCGCTGGTTCTTCAGTCTTGTTTCACGAGCAGTTACagatttaagagaaaattcGCCGGGGTCCAACCTCGACTTCGTTGTACGTCAACATGGGCCTTCTGTTCAACTGGATATCTTCAGCGAAGGAACCGGGTGGAAGCTTTTGTCAGCGGATCTCGTTCCTTGCTTTCAAATTGGGACGGATGAATATTTCGTGGCAAAGCGACACACTAGAGATGAACGGCTTTGGAGGCGGTCATTTTCACTGGAGGAAAAAAAGCTGCTGAAGCGCATGGATAAAGATGACCGTGGTTGCAGACACGAGCTCCTGAGGATTGTGAAGACCATCGTCAATAGGGAGAGAACATCTCTGGGACAACTGAGGTCATACTACCTGAAGACAGCCTTCATGCACTACATAGAAGAGAAGCCTTCCAATTGGAATGGAAGGAATTCACTGGGGGAACACTTTGTCGGATTCTTGGCTGCATTGCAAGCTTTCCTGGAGAAAGGAAACCTGCCAAATTACTGGCTTCCTGAAGTAAACCTCTTGGATGAGATCCCCAACCCGGTGGTTGTTGGGAATATGGCGTATCGTCTGAAACGAATCCTCAACAGCGAAGTAGAGCGAAACAAAATACTTGAATAG
- the LOC131776734 gene encoding cyclic GMP-AMP synthase-like receptor 3 has translation MAVAEARRRDASNLTGKLRAFSVKYVKISEDDMARARRLVTDYVQGQVMVFCKQRSSLPILKLEYTGSVYERLKTEAADEVDVMVVLKTTRREIEVVGSGISGYVRLMARGDSVFRRYASQEGYIDPVRLRNSWFHSLVVQAVNNFDAKSPFSEVRLEVRYHGPAVQLDICRRGTNEKLLSVDLVPCFQLGESCYVAKPYNGSYPVSNHELLWRQSFSLQEKQILEYMDRDGGCRHELLRIVKTVVKKQATSLPLESYYLKTAFLHYIKGEGLKNWVSGDALGNHFLGFLRALQIFLERRNLPHYWLPGVNLLDDIAQVVTRNMAYRLQAILNSEAERNKIIS, from the coding sequence ATGGCAGTGGCTGAGGCAAGAAGAAGAGATGCTTCAAATTTAACGGGGAAACTTCGTGCTTTCTCTGTAAAGTATGTCAAAATTTCCGAGGACGACATGGCCCGCGCCAGACGCTTGGTGACTGATTACGTCCAAGGTCAAGTCATGGTGTTTTGCAAACAGCGCTCGTCTCTTCCAATACTAAAACTGGAGTATACCGGCAGTGTGTACGAGAGGCTGAAGACTGAAGCCGCCGATGAAGTAGATGTCATGGTAGTTTTGAAAACGACAAGGAGAGAGATCGAGGTTGTTGGATCCGGAATATCTGGCTATGTTCGCCTCATGGCAAGAGGTGACTCTGTGTTCCGTAGGTATGCAAGTCAGGAAGGTTATATCGACCCTGTGCGCCTTCGAAATAGTTGGTTTCACAGCCTCGTTGTCCAAGCAGTAAATAATTTTGACGCTAAATCACCATTCTCTGAAGTCCGTCTGGAGGTTCGTTACCACGGGCCAGCGGTACAGCTTGACATTTGCAGGAGAGGAACTAACGAGAAGTTGTTATCGGTTGATCTCGTTCCTTGCTTCCAACTAGGGGAGAGCTGCTATGTCGCGAAGCCTTACAACGGGAGTTACCCTGTTTCTAATCACGAGCTCCTGTGGAGGCAGTCGTTCTCGTTACAGGAGAAGCAGATCCTAGAGTACATGGACAGAGATGGTGGCTGTAGGCACGAGCTCCTCCGAATTGTGAAAACCGTTGTTAAAAAGCAGGCGACATCTTTACCACTGGAGTCATACTACTTGAAGACCGCCTTCTTGCACTACATAAAGGGAGAAGGTCTGAAAAACTGGGTGAGCGGAGACGCACTGGGGAACCATTTCCTTGGGTTTCTTAGAGCATTGCAGATTTTTCTGGAGAGAAGAAATCTTCCGCACTATTGGTTACCTGGTGTGAACCTCCTGGATGACATCGCTCAAGTGGTTACCAGAAATATGGCATATCGGCTTCAAGCAATTCTTAATAGCGAGGCAGaaaggaataaaattatttcttga